The genomic region GCGACGGTAAAGTGAAAACCCTCGGCGCAGTGGAATATTCGGCGCTTTATACCTCCATCGACCCGCTGCAAAGCATGAGTCGCGAAGAGAAACTCGATATTTTACGTCGCGTGGATAAAGTCGCACGGGAAGCGGACAAGCGCGTGCAGGAAGTGTCAGCCAGTCTGACCGGGGTGTATGAGCTGATCCTCGTGGCGGCAACGGACGGTACGCTGGCGGCGGATGTGCGCCCGCTGGTTCGTCTGTCGGTGAGCGTGCAGGTGGAAGAGGACGGTAAACGCGAACGTGGCGCCAGCGGTGGCGGTGGTCGTTTCGGCTATGATTATTTCCTCGCAGACCTGAATGGCGAAGTGCGTGCCGATGCGTGGGCGAAAGAAGCGGTGCGCATGGCGCTGGTGAACCTGTCGGCAGTTGCGGCACCGGCGGGAACGTTGCCGGTTGTTTTAGGCGCAGGCTGGCCGGGCGTTCTGTTGCACGAAGCGGTCGGGCACGGTCTGGAAGGTGACTTTAACCGTCGCGGCACCTCAGTATTCAGCGGCCATATGGGCGAACTGGTGGCCTCCGAACTGTGCACCGTGGTGGATGACGGCACGATGATCGATCGTCGTGGGTCTGTCGCCATTGATGATGAAGGGACGCCGGGGCAGTACAACGTATTGATTGAAAACGGTGTTCTTAAAGGTTACATGCAGGACAAACTGAATGCGCGCTTAATGGGCGTTGCGCCGACCGGTAATGGTCGCCGTGAATCTTATGCGCATCTGCCGATGCCACGCATGACCAATACTTATATGTTGCCGGGTAAATCCACGCCGCAGGAGATTATTGAATCCGTTGAGTACGGGATCTACGCGCCAAACTTCGGCGGTGGTCAGGTGGATATTACCTCCGGCAAGTTCGTTTTCTCTACCTCTGAAGCCTATCTGATTGAAAACGGTAAGGTGACGAAGCCAGTGAAAGGGGCAACGCTAATTGGTTCGGGGATCGAAGCGATGCAGCAGATTTCGATGGTGGGTAACGATCTGAAGCTGGATAACGGCGTCGGCGTGTGCGGTAAAGAAGGGCAGAGCCTGCCGGTGGGGGTGGGTCAGCCGACACTGAAAGTCGACAATTTAACCGTCGGCGGTACCGCCTAACGACCTGATTGCCGGATGGCGCTTCGCTTATCCAACCTACGTTTGGTGCAAACTGTAGGCCGGATAAGCGAAGCGCCATCCGGCATTATTATTTCTCTTTCCCGCGCCCGTACATTCCCTGAAACAACTGTGCCACGTCGACAAAATAGTCTGTCAGCGCGTTAATCACCACCTGTACCTTCAATGGCATTTTATCCTTTTCGGTATAGAGTGCGTACACCGGGCGAGGATCGGACTGGTAGCGCGGCAGTAAGATCTCCAGCTCTCCCCGGTTGATCTCATTGATCACCCACATTAACGGTACATAGGCAATGCCCGCGCCGGCGGTGAGCCAACGGTTGAGGGTCATTGGATCGTTGGTCACAAACCGTCCCTGGGGGATCAAACGCGTAGAAATCCCTTCCGGGGCAATCAGTTCGAACTCGTTATCCGGGCGCACGCTGTATTCCAGCCAGGAGTGGTTAGTCAGATCGGCCGGTTTTTCTGGCATACCGAACTGAGCGAGATAACTTTTTGCCGCGCAAACCACCATCGGCATCGCGCCCAGACGGCGGGAAAACAGGCTCGAATCCTGCAACGCACCGACGCGGATCACCACATCAAGACCATCGGCGATCAGGTCGGGGGCGGGAATGCCGGTAACCAGGTTTACCGTCAGCCCAGGATACTCTTTGAGCATTTTAGCGGTGATCCCGGCAAGGACATTTTGCGCCATGGTTGAAGAACAGCCAATGCGTAGCGTACCGATAGGCGTGTTGTTAAAGGCGTAAAGTTGCTCGTGCACGTCCTGCACTTCATGCAGCATCCGACGGCAGCCCTGATAATAAATTTTCCCGGCTTCAGTGAGCCCAATGCTGCGCGTGCTGCGGTTCAGCAGCTTGACCTGTAGCTCATCTTCCAGTTTAGACACCGTCTGGCTGACGGATGAAACACTCATTTGTAACTGCCTGGCGGCTGCGGTGAAGGAACCAAATTCCACCACTTTCGCAAACACCGACATCCGCTTTAGTCTTTCCATTGTTCACTCTGGCTTAAAAGTGATTTAGATCACATATCATAGATAACAGCATAACAGTTACGGTAATATATTATTATTCAAACAAAGGCTGTGTCGCACTCGCCTGGCTTTCCTTGCCCTTCTCCGCGTTGACATTGGCTGAAAACTGTACCACCTGCATATTCTTAATAATCAAGGTCAACATGAGTCTGTTTCCCGTTATCGTGGTGTTCGGTCTGTCCTTCCCACCGATATTTTTCGAACTGCTTTTATCACTGGCGATTTTCTGGCTGGTGCGCCGGGTGCTTATACCCACGGGCATCTATGATTTTGTCTGGCATCCGGCTCTGTTTAATACCGCGCTGTATTGCTGTCTCTTCTATCTGATATCGCGCCTGTTTGTTTGAGGTTGAAGTGAAAACACTAACAAGAAAAATCTCTCGTACGGCCATTACCGTCGCACTGGTCATCCTGGCGTTCATCGCTATATTTCGCGCCTGGGTCTATTACACCGAATCACCGTGGACGCGCGATGCGCGCTTTAGCGCTGACGTCGTCGCCATCGCTCCGGATGTGGCCGGACTTATCACAA from Citrobacter sp. RHB25-C09 harbors:
- the tldD gene encoding metalloprotease TldD, which codes for MSLNLVSEQLLAANGLKHQDLFAILGQLAERRLDYGDLYFQSSYHESWVLEDRIIKDGSYNIDQGVGVRAISGEKTGFAYADQISLQALTQSAQAARTIVRDSGDGKVKTLGAVEYSALYTSIDPLQSMSREEKLDILRRVDKVAREADKRVQEVSASLTGVYELILVAATDGTLAADVRPLVRLSVSVQVEEDGKRERGASGGGGRFGYDYFLADLNGEVRADAWAKEAVRMALVNLSAVAAPAGTLPVVLGAGWPGVLLHEAVGHGLEGDFNRRGTSVFSGHMGELVASELCTVVDDGTMIDRRGSVAIDDEGTPGQYNVLIENGVLKGYMQDKLNARLMGVAPTGNGRRESYAHLPMPRMTNTYMLPGKSTPQEIIESVEYGIYAPNFGGGQVDITSGKFVFSTSEAYLIENGKVTKPVKGATLIGSGIEAMQQISMVGNDLKLDNGVGVCGKEGQSLPVGVGQPTLKVDNLTVGGTA
- the aaeR gene encoding HTH-type transcriptional activator AaeR, whose protein sequence is MERLKRMSVFAKVVEFGSFTAAARQLQMSVSSVSQTVSKLEDELQVKLLNRSTRSIGLTEAGKIYYQGCRRMLHEVQDVHEQLYAFNNTPIGTLRIGCSSTMAQNVLAGITAKMLKEYPGLTVNLVTGIPAPDLIADGLDVVIRVGALQDSSLFSRRLGAMPMVVCAAKSYLAQFGMPEKPADLTNHSWLEYSVRPDNEFELIAPEGISTRLIPQGRFVTNDPMTLNRWLTAGAGIAYVPLMWVINEINRGELEILLPRYQSDPRPVYALYTEKDKMPLKVQVVINALTDYFVDVAQLFQGMYGRGKEK
- the aaeX gene encoding p-hydroxybenzoic acid efflux pump operon protein AaeX, translated to MSLFPVIVVFGLSFPPIFFELLLSLAIFWLVRRVLIPTGIYDFVWHPALFNTALYCCLFYLISRLFV